DNA from Quercus lobata isolate SW786 chromosome 1, ValleyOak3.0 Primary Assembly, whole genome shotgun sequence:
CCATATCTACGAAATGCTAAAACCTCCCGATTATCCAAGGGCGAAAACAGACATTTGAAGTGAGATTCAGCAAAACCCTagcctttttatatttttgctaACTCTTACTCTCTCGCTTCGCTTCTCTGAAACCCTAGCTTTCACAAAGTAGCAGCCTCATCATCCCGACCCAAAATCCCAATCAACAATGCCGCCGAAGCTCGACCCCTCGCAGGTCGTCGATGTGTACGTCAGAGTCACCGGAGGTGAGGTCGGTGCTGCGAGTTCACTCGCCCCAAAGATCGGTCCGCTAGGTCTCTCGCCGAAGAAGATCGGAGAAGACATAGCGAAGGAGACTGCGAAGGACTGGAAGGGCCTGCGCGTGACGGTGAAGCTGACTGTGCAGAATCGTCAGGCCAAGGTGTCGGTGGTGCCATCGGCGGCGGCTCTGGTCATCAAGGCTCTGAAGGAGCCGGAGCGTGACCGGAAGAAGACGAAGAATATCAAGCACAACGGGAATATCTCCCTCGACGACGTCGTTGAGATCGCCAAGGTTATGCGCCCTAGGTCCATGGCCAAAGACCTCAGTGGCACCGTCAAGGAGATTCTCGGCACGTGCGTCTCTGTGGGTTGCACGGTCGATGGGAAAGACCCTAAGGATTTGCAGCAGGAGATCTCCGATGGTGACGTGGAAGTCCCTCTGGActgagagagatagagagagagacagagagagagagatagaggttcttcttctattttaattttgaaaaaaacaaaatcggatattttgggaattttgtgatatttcaagGTAATTAGATGAATTGGATGGataattatttagttttttcttatGAGGAATTATGCTGTTTGAGtttgatttaatgatttttgtggttaattttgcttttatgagtttgattttatgattgtttggtttgattttattttctgaatatGAGCTTCTTGGTCACTTTTTGGATCTCAAGAAGGTGTTTGATTGCTGCTTTAATTGAAAGAAGTTTTTCATTTAGAATTTTGATGGCTTAAGATTGTGCCACattttttgttcatgaatgtcTTTGGCCTTTGCTAGTGAAATGGCATTGTTAGTGTTTAGGAAAATCAAATTCATTGTTAGTGTTTAGGAAAATCAAATTGTGATACAGGGTCGAAGGACTTGAAACATTGTAGTCAATTTCATGTTTCTATCATATTATCCAACCTATTCATTTCAACACCGTGGCTCTAATTTTTGTTGGCATTTCTTGTTGcttcttttcatttcatttggACCATGTTTTGAAACATCTTACAACCTTAAATTGTTTACTGTAACATTGAAACTGCTACACAATAGTGCAGCCACACATAAACATCTGTTGTACTCTCCAAAATCTTATTAAGGCCCTACTTAAGGTGATGTTGTAGGAGGGCCTCGAAGCCGAGTGTCATCTCCTAGGATATTTCTGGTTGCAGTTTGAGTCACtaggtttataatatattagaaTCTATGGTTACTTATAATAAAATTACTCTGGCTGATAGATACATGTGAAGTAACTTTCTGTTTAGTGATACTCAACTCAAATGTTCttcatgtttcttttttgttggaattttcttatttgttcaTGGGAATGTCAATGCAAGATAGGGTGAATGTTCCTAGTCTCTACATGAGTCAGACCAAAATGTATGCAGTGTAATTGTTTTACAGTTAGTGCAATACCATAAGGTTGGTGAGATTGATGATTATTCCTATTGAATGATTGAAACTGATGGCAGGTTAATTGTGATTTGGGATTTATTTTCCCAACCAGATGATAGTGGTAGCTTGTTCTTGAGAAAACTAGAACCCAGTTTTTCGGCTTGCCCACCGCTAAAATACACCAGTAATCTAGGGGTGATAAATCATGTGAAATGGAACTAGGATATTTTGTTTATGCTTACATAGTACTTGGTATATTCATTGTTGGGTCAGCATATGTGAGAAGTGTAGTAAGACTGTAAGAGTCATAGTCCTAGATGGGGCATAAATGGAAGTAGTCGTTAAGTAATGTAGAAGTTTTAGAGAAAGTTCAATTTGTGTAGCTTGCACAGCTGCAGCAGTTTGTATTTATATTAGTAATCTGGTGTTCATAAATTATGGGAAATGGAGTTAGGATACTGTGTTTACCTATATGGTACCTAGGCTTGATAGATATTTGGCCCTTTTCAACCATACCTACCATTAAGGTGTTTGTTTTCTGGGGTCACTTTCTATGGGATGCTTGGATGCTGTAGCAGTTTGTGTTTCGGTTAGTAATCTCGGTGACATACCATGGGAAATGGAGCTAGGATATTGTGTTTATGTATTTACATAGGCTTGATGGATATATGGCCATATTCAAGCTAGTAATCTATGTATCATGAATTGTGatctacataaaaaaaaaaaaaaaacaatctatgCTTTGTGAGGCGTGGCTGATTCTGCCGCCCTTTGAGGTTATGAAATAGCattgtttttatcttttgaagTAGCATCTGAATTTTTGCATCTTTAGGGTCTGATTTTGAATTGCTGTTTTTTCTTTCTGGCGTCAGTTTTTGTGATGGAAAATTGCTTTGATTGCTCCTTTTGCCAGGGTTCGGTTTTCCTGGTTAATATAAACCAGTTAACACTAATTATTGCCTATTATAATCCTATTAACACTAATCACTTCCAACATGCTCATCTCTAGATTAAAGAGGAAGTGGGCTTCAATTTTTGCGGGCATGGTTGATGGAAAGAGTTAAATATGATAAAATCCTTCCCTTTGGTTTTGAATATCCTTCCTTTTTGTATTGAATTTGTTGTTAATGTGTGATTTCATTCCTTGTTTAAAATTACAATCATTCTTTGCATTTGACAGTTAGCGACGGCTTAATCTTGATGATTCCTTTCCTTGtttaatatcttttccttttcattttctaacAAGGTTAATGCTTAGAATATATCGAAACCATCCAACATTAATAATATAGGTCTGTCTGCAAACCATCAACATATATAAGTTTTATGTTGCTCGAGAATGCTCAAGTTCATTGAAAAACCAAAGAGCCAAGCCTGAAGCCTGAACATAAAATTGAGTTGGGCGGTTAAGTCTAGCTTGATTTTCATGTAATATGAACAAACCTAATGCTCTAATCTGCATTATACAAGATGTAATGACtagaaattaatttatttatttcctatATTTTGGGAATGAAACATTGTGGGCTACTTGCCAAATTCGTCATGATTAGTCTAACTCTAAGGCTTTGTTTCGGAGTTTATAAGAGAATAGAATGGAATAATTATAAGGGAATATAAATGAATGGAATTGaatagaatgtatttaagtaaagaaaaagaaaaagaaaaagaaaaaggaatggaatggaatagaattaaATAACCttaattggatgttttaaaataaaataataaaaatgaatggaatgtaagtaatcttatttgggagtaacataaaaggaatgaaattaattcattttatgatattattagtattaaatccctattttaaaataaaatggatgaataaataggggtattttgagagtttaagtaaaaaattcattaaatctaattcaatTCCCTTttattcctcccaattttgagaggaatgaaaatttgaggttttaaggaaatagagaggaatgagtgttcatTCTtacccattccattctctctcacttaaactcccaaaaaagaacaaatttttcattccctccattaaaactctcaaataagggaagggaagaatattataaaattattctcttaattttttttcattcaattccATTTTCTCCTTCCAAATGAAGGGTAAATGTTTTAAGGAGTCATGAATTCAAGACCCATGGAATGTGTATAATTACTCATTAAGCCATCGTTTGGGAGgatggaatggaaatgaatgaaaaaaattattttagaatattcttctcttctcttatttgggagttttaatggaagGAATAGAAAGTTCATTCCCTTATTTGAAAGTTTAATGAAAACTTAGAGAGAGAGTGTAcatattaaatgaaaatttagagagagagacagagagagtacattttagttttttcttttttgggaacCTATTGTGTAATGTTagatacaattttttgtttccacAATAAGTTGTGATTGCTACAACATCAATTTAACATAAGTCTACCAATTAATAGCATTTTTATAATGTCCTAAatcttaataataaaatgtgACATCTATAGTTGTGAAATCagtgaaaaatgttataataATTGGACTTATTGAAACCTATTAGGATGCTTTTGGAGACTTTACTATACTTAGAACAGAAATTTGGTTAACGAAGTCTCCAGAaagctttcatatatatatatatgaaagcttTCTGGAGACTTCGTTAACCAAATTTCTGTTCTAAGTCTGGATAGGTCCAAGATACCATTTAACGAAATTTAGAATTTGGTTTCCTCTCTTTGCTTTTCCAGTagatttttttagtgaaaaatattggctttaatatttttggtaaaGGACACCAAAATAAGCCAATTTGGCCCTAGAAGACAATCTCTTTCTCCTCCATTCATTTTTCAGGAAGCTTTGGCCAACCATCCCTTTTCACATACTAAATTCGGTACCCATTGTTGAAggaagttttcagttttttaatgCCCTTCAGTTAAGCTTGACCTATCCGTAATATTCTCTTGGTTATTTCTAAGTTTAGAGCCACTGCCTGCCCTATATAAACAGAGTTATTCATCACCTTTAGCTCAAACCCAACTTTTATCCAAACATAGGAGAAAGAGAGATCAAATTGAAACCATCCCCATTACAAATATTAATGAATTCATCCAAATTTGTTTCAGTCCTAATGGCAAAGCAGCTCGGGTATACAATGAAGCCCTGGATTGAAGTTGCACCATCACTCCTTGATTTCCCATTGAGGCCCTCTAATGCCCCTGCATTGGAGACAATTGTGGAAGAGAGAGCTGAGGAAAACGACGACGATAACAACGATGAATGAGGATAAAATTTGGAACTTCGGCTATGGTTTCGAGTGGACTCGGTTTGTCTATTGAGTAAGCTCTTTTTGGGGTAAGGGTGAGCAGATATATCCagtaataataaagaaaatcaaaagttcaACCGCAATGGAATAGTATGATTTTGAGTGGAAGAGTTATCAAAGATGTTCAACAGTGTGTGctgtttttttttcatcttttggtAAGGcttataatatgatttgtaaTACGTTCTGTAActttgtgtatatataatgaGAATCTAGTTATTGTAACATCATGTTCATGAGTTCATCAcatacattttatattttgcttGTACAAATGCCATGTAGAATATCCCAAAAAGTGGATATAGTCATCGCATTAGGCCCTCGAGAGTCGAGGGTTAGTACTTTAATTCAATTACTGCATTAGGGCCTGAGGGAATCCAAACCCAGGTGTTTGTGTcgagttcttttctcacatgtCATAAGTTAACGAGGGTGGTCAATTGATGGTCTGGGCCTTTAAATGGAGTTGAGTTTAGCACCCCCGTTGCATAATGGGCTTGTGCCCCTCTTCTACTGCAGGAAGAACTTTTGTATATTTTCTATATGATATAATAACAAAGAATGGGTTAGTGATTAATTTTTAGTGGAAGATAAAGCAACATCAATGTACATAGAAGGATGTTCAAATTTACTCAAAGAACTtagtattttcacaaaaaaaagaaaagaaaaaaagaaaagaaagaaaaacccaaagaaaagCGCTAGCTGCATTTATGTTatactcaaaataaataatttagttattattaaACCTTCTTATAATCATTAATAAAGCTCAGATTAACCCAGTATATGCTTAATGTAAGACTTATCACACACCCATACTTAATCTgtattcaatcaattaggataTTACAATCTCCCTTACTTAAATTTCTGTCATCCTTGTTAGATCCCACTTTGTGAGACAATATCTTCAAGCCCACATGGTATTACTAGAGCTGGCTTAATACAAGTTGGGGCCTTagtctaaaaatttaaatacacaTTTACGTAtttaaatatcacttaaataatatttagtttattaataatcaatttaattaatgttttgtactataattatatatatataatccattATTCTTACTTTTTTATATGACTAGTTCACTTGAGCAATGCTAGaaacattataaattttattacataagcCTTACAGACTGACTAATTCATCATCTATTCTTGCCACATCAGTTTGTAAGTATTTTGTAGCAACTTAACATTTTCCATTTACTTAATGGtgatttggttggatttttattaacctataatttattttggaaaaatgctaaatttactataaatattactacaaaATGCTTACAAGATGATGTGGAAGAGATTGTGATTGATGACACGtcaacaagataataaataaatatttgaattacttATGATTGGTGGCACAACAATTTGAAAGacctatgtaataaaatttgtagcatTTCTATCATCAACCAAATTTTGAGCTTTCttaatagggaaaaaaattgtacaaatcaAGTTATTGGCCCCCACATTTGGAGGTCTTTTTCTAGTAGGGGActttagagcattagcatccggGAATGAGAATCGGTTGCTATTTTAACATCTAAAAACCtgttttatctattataccaactcactttacaatacaccctacatactagtttttatttttacatataacccattaaaataatataaactatctaaaaaaataagaaaaagtattcttctctctctttcgtCCCGCTCTATCTTTCTCTTCTCCCACAACCACAAATATAACCAACCACCACACACCAACAATCAAAACTagccacctccaccaccacccacaaccaaCCTACACCACCACcataatcacaatcacaatcacaaccaacaccaccaccatcaacagCCATCACTGCCAAATCCATAtccacaaacccaaatcaaacccattttCTGCCACAACCACAAAACCCAAGACTTGCAGCGACCCATGGAGAGCAAAGCCATGACCACCCATGAGCACCAATGGCCCCACAGCCACCCTGATGATCTGAACCCACCCACGGCAAGCTACGATCACCCACGAGCACCCATCGACCCAGGACGATCTGAATCCCACCCACCTAAAGCCTCCACGTCGATCTGCCACGCTGATTCGAAGCCCAAAAGCCAATCTTGAGAGAGCTTCAtctgagaggaagagagaatcTTCACCATGAGAGGAAGGGAGGAGAGAGcgtgagagggagagaggtgaaaagaaagaagagaggagtTTGAAAgtcagaggaagagagagtgtgtaagattaaatttttatttttattattatttttttttacaatcccatgaatagtaaggttgcatatatgcaaccttaTTGTAGTTAGGATGtaaaaatttttgggtttacaTACCTGGATGTTAGTGCTTTTAGGCCATGACCCAAGTTGCCTACGCCTAAGGGTGGCCTTGCGTATTACCTATTTGGCTATGATACCATTTGTAATAACTCAATGATAAGAACTAGTCTGATCAGAtacttttttaatataatatatatcacTTATTGACCCCATATATATTTGGAGGCCTTTCTCTTGTTGGAAATCTTAGGCCATGTCCTAGTTGCCTAGGCCTAGGGTTGGCCTTGGGTATTACCTGGTTGGCGTTGATATTATTTGTAATGATTCAAAGAAAAGAACTAGTCAAGTTAGTGACTTTTTAAGTAGTCTTTAAAAGGTCAAGAGTTAAactaaaacatttgaaagttaGGAAaccatttcaaaattataagaaaaaggTGAAGAGCCAAATATATAATTAAGCCAAAATGAAGTAAGAcacattttcttttcctaatatGGCTCACTATTGCTCTTTCTCCTAGTCCTAGAATCGTACTCAAGCTTTCACGACTCAACCCCTTTCCTCTTGTCAAGACTCAAAACGTGTTATTCTTATAAGGGTAATATTCCAGGGTGCATCAATCTGCTTCAGCCTTTCA
Protein-coding regions in this window:
- the LOC115983468 gene encoding 60S ribosomal protein L12, whose product is MPPKLDPSQVVDVYVRVTGGEVGAASSLAPKIGPLGLSPKKIGEDIAKETAKDWKGLRVTVKLTVQNRQAKVSVVPSAAALVIKALKEPERDRKKTKNIKHNGNISLDDVVEIAKVMRPRSMAKDLSGTVKEILGTCVSVGCTVDGKDPKDLQQEISDGDVEVPLD